GAGCAAAGACCTTTACATTACATATCTTACATTTTAAGTCACAATTATAACACTACTAGCAGACCAtcagttaaaaattatatttgtacctaataaatagtaaaaactaatatatgttttatcagaaaaaaaaaagaaggtataTGGCATTTATTTTGCAACTTTCCATTCAATCAGTATCAACGTATTATGGTTCTCCAGCAAATGCACCCGTTTCTAGTCCTTATAACAATCATATAAACCATCATAAGACAGTTTGTCACTTGTTTGGGTATCTAATGAAGAAGATAAACTTAGTCAGAATATGAGTTTGAAACCAAAAAACAACCCAAGAAATTTGGTTTGTTATGGCTCATAATAATCTATTTGGTACAAATTTATAACAACACAACGCAAATCATGTAAATGTAGTCATAGATTTTGCTTTATTCTTCCTGGTTTTTTAATCCTTTTTACCTTTGTTGTCTTCATCACCTTTCAGGAATTTCATGAACCAATAAGCTGAAGATTTTGGGTGACGGGTCAAACCGTTCTTGTAATCCACATATACCAAACCGAACCTTTTGGTGAACCCTTGCGCCCACTCAAAGTTGTCCAGCAAAGACCATGCAAAGTATCCCTTTATGTCTACTCCGTCtctgtttcaattttttttcaaattaacaaAACTCAATGTCAACTTGTTGTAAAATGTACATTGACTGGATAAACTTTTAGTAAATATACGAATAAAGAGACACGTAGGCTCACTTGATAGCCTCAGCGACATTGGCAAGGTAACTCTTGAAGTAGGCAACTCTACGCTTATCGTCTAGCATCTCATGCATAGAAGCAGATCcgtcatcttcatcatccatGCCTGTCGTGTTGCACCATGTGAACCAAAGCTCAGGACGTATACAAATGAAGTGAGATATAACATAAACTGAGTGTTTACTTAACTTGAGAAACAAATTTCAACTTAACACGAACAACAAAACCTATTCTGCTCTTCTTAAAAGACTATGCACTGTACCATATTAAAATGAACGACAGAGTTACAAGGAAAAGTATATACCATTCTCAGTAATAAATATTGGAGGGTGGTTGTATTTTTTGCTGATGTAATTTAAAGTCTTCCGGATTCCCCAGGGCACAATATAAAGCCAGTCTGAAGCAGCCTGTAATTGTCACAGATTTGTTTAGTTGATTATTGGATCATGCATACTTGCCTTTCGCATAAGTCCTGGAATGTTAATAGAGTCATTACATTGACCGCAGACTAAGAAAAGAGTTCTTACCCTTTCACCTATTGGCTCTCCATCTTCCCATTCAACTGTgcacagaaaagaaaaagagatgaGTACTGTGAAGGAAGTAAGTAAGAAGATGGGAGTGGTTAAAAAGATATTTCAGTGTTTGCGTTTGTTACCAATCCTTTCCAGTTCTTGTGCTTGGTAAAAGTCACTCTCAGCTTCTTTGTTTGAGACATGAGCAATTAACCTAGAAGTGTAGTGGTTTAGGCCAAGAAAGTCCCATGAGTTCTGAAGCATAAACTCCTTTTCTTCTGGAGTAAACGTAGGAAGATTATCTCCCAGTTTCTGGCGCATACTTGCAGGATAGTCACCATAAAACAAAGGATCTAAGAACCTGCAAAGGATTTCAATTCGTTATTTCAAAGATGTCACGGAAGTAACAATGTTTTACTCTCACTAGCaaagttttattataatttgatattatGACTTTCTTAAACACAAAGGAGAAAAAGCTTATTTAGATAGCTTGGTTGCTCACTAATTACAACGAGATAATCATGGGAAACATCAGTGTAAGTGAAGTATAGGTTCTAAAATATCtacaattacaaaataaaagataattgcACAAAAAGAACTATTCCCaaaaattaaatcttaaaaaaaaaacaatctaccACAGAGACGCCCCATCAGCTATACGATTCTATCTTCATGCTTAAGAATACACTCAATGCACACAGCTTACTTACCAGCCAAGTTGAAAGTCAATTCGCCTACCAGCAGCAACCTTGTCCTCCATTTTCTCTGAATTTGCCTCTGCCCACTCACAATCAACCGACAAACCGATTTGTCCGCCTTGACTTTCCTAGATTAGTATACATATATGCAAACCAAAAAGAACAGTGATTAATAACAAGCAACTGAGATGGATGGATAAAGGCACTAGATCTCAGCAACATTACCCTTGACGCATCTTCCCATAACCAAAGATCCACTATAAAAAACCTAGAATAGACAGTATTCCGAGAATAGGTTAGTGATTATACCTTGTACTTGCTTCTATATATGGAAACGGCAGTTGCATGGGCCAAAACTTGATGATGTGATACCAAATAAGGTTCGACCAAGGGCTTCTCTTTTCTCCCAGGTGCGAATATCCCAATACAGTGTCCATTCACCGAGGTCTGAAGTGGTTCGTTCAGTGTGATCCAGTGCTTCACTCTATCACCAAAACTGGCAAAACAAGCATCTGCATAGAGCCCAAAATAATCCCTGCACATAAGGTAATAGAGTTAAGTGTCAACACAATGAATTCTACAAAAACAGGTGCTGGTTGTATTTTAGCTATAGGAATGCAAGATCTTAGTCTTCTTAAGCATAACAGCTTTCACAATTCACATAGATTTGGACTTAATCAGCTAAACTTAAACTTTCACAAGATATGGATCATACACAAGACAAGATctacaaaataaatgtatttcTGCTTACGCAAGATCATATGTAGAATATCAAAACGGTCTAGTACGATGTACAACTTACACAATTTTCCTATTTGTCCAACCTCCGATTGATTCCTGGAGATGTGAGGGGAGATCCCAATGGTACAGAGTTACAAACGGCTCAATACCTGAAACAGTAAACATGTTGTGAAACGATCATGTACCAAGTTAGGAAAAGGATCGTCTAGAGTAACAGAAAATACCCTTTTCAAGAAGTGAATTGATAATATTATTGTAGAAGGCAACTCCTTCTTCATTGACTTCAGTTCCTAAGCCATCTAGAACAAATGTAAACCAAAGAAAATAAGCCCTTGAACAAACCTAAATATGTTTTTGCAAGGAGCCCTGAAGACAACAAGTACAGACATATTTAATGGCCCCAAGCATAAATGCTAAAAGAAGTCAGAATTTCATGTCTGTAAAAGGAAGTCAATGCCTAAGAGCATA
This genomic interval from Raphanus sativus cultivar WK10039 unplaced genomic scaffold, ASM80110v3 Scaffold3957, whole genome shotgun sequence contains the following:
- the LOC130507060 gene encoding beta-glucosidase 42, with amino-acid sequence MAQKLNLPSPAVPPNVYRSSFPSTFTFGVATSAYQIEGGWNEGKKGPSIWDKFTHLEGKVLDASNGDVAVDHYHRYKEDVELIGTLGFSAYRFSISWSRIFPDGLGTEVNEEGVAFYNNIINSLLEKGIEPFVTLYHWDLPSHLQESIGGWTNRKIVDYFGLYADACFASFGDRVKHWITLNEPLQTSVNGHCIGIFAPGRKEKPLVEPYLVSHHQVLAHATAVSIYRSKYKESQGGQIGLSVDCEWAEANSEKMEDKVAAGRRIDFQLGWFLDPLFYGDYPASMRQKLGDNLPTFTPEEKEFMLQNSWDFLGLNHYTSRLIAHVSNKEAESDFYQAQELERIVEWEDGEPIGERAASDWLYIVPWGIRKTLNYISKKYNHPPIFITENGMDDEDDGSASMHEMLDDKRRVAYFKSYLANVAEAIKDGVDIKGYFAWSLLDNFEWAQGFTKRFGLVYVDYKNGLTRHPKSSAYWFMKFLKGDEDNKGKKD